The stretch of DNA AGGAAGTTGAGATGATTTGTTTACAGCATGCACAACATAAGTCACTGTGATTTGTTCCAATGATCCTCATGTACGTCTCTCTCTGATTTGTAGTATCCACTCAACAGCCAGATGTCCAGAATGGAGTCCTGTTTGATGAGTGGGTCTCCGCTTCTACACTCGAGCGCTGTGACCCCCCGTTGGCCAGATGTGCCCTCGGCCAACAGCTGTTACTCCAGCCCCACTGTCCACACATCACGCTACTCCACCGGAGACATGTACTCCCCTCTGGCCCCACGCAGGAACTCTGAATATGAGCATGCGCAACATTTTCCAGGATTTGCCTATATTAATGGGGAGGCCACAACTGGGTGGGCAAAATGATTGTACCCTTCCAGGAGACAACAGATGTCTGCGCGTGGAAAGCTGATCAGATAAAACAGCGGCTGCCCATATTTAACATAATTACAAAGAATGTATTTGAGTGGAAATGACGTTGTGTCAGAGATGTTTTTATTGGTGTGGTCAGTGTTTACAGTGTAAGCTGCCAATGAAACTCTTTTCAAATCGCAATCATTGTGAGTGCAAAAAGGCAGTGTCCCAGTTGTGCCTTTCTTCACCTGTTTCTCATTTATCTCTATCTCTATAAACGTTCTAGACCATTTCTCTCATTTACTGTGCAAAAACTTTGATCGCTGACCTTGTTTCAGTGTGAAAATGCGCACATCTCACAGCGTTCGGTTACCACAGGTTGGGTGTTTGACGTCAAACAGTGATCTGTTAACAATACCACAGTGGGTATTTTTTCTCAGCCCCTGTCCACATCAAAGTGTGCTGCTTTCCTAGCATAAACATAACACATTCTCAGCACCAGGAAGAAATGCCTTAATATTTCATCTCAGAACACCCTATTGGCCAGCTGCCAGAATGCGAACGTCATAGGAGTTTAAACAAACAAGGGCCACTTACGTCAGTACTTGTTGCATGCAAATGTGAAAGTAAGATTTCtcattttacacaaatgcagaATTACCCCAGTGTGATCCTGGGAAAATATTAGAGATCTTTTCTGTAGCTTTGTAACACTGTGTCCCTTTGCATTGTTTATCTGTGTTTGAACTGTATATTCAGTTTTGTATGATTTAGGAACCGAAAAGTGTTAACCtaggtttgtgtgtttttgaatgCACTCAAAGGTACTGTGGACCTATTACCCTATGGGTAGGAATAAAAAGGAAAGAAtatgaaaatgtaacatttattatCTTTAGTCACTTTCTCTTGTAAATAAAAGCACTCAGTAACTTCTGTGGTGACAGCTGTTACCATGTAAATGATATATGTGGAATTATTTGTTGCCacataaagattttttaaaacccagtttggattgtttttttattattattattatttttttacttgacatgtctatatgttttaaatataaattaagaaATTCATTGTAcatatttagcaatatagtACTGACAGGACTGATACGGACACCAATCAGGTACTATTAAACTTTTTAGTTATTAActattaaagttttaaattgTTTACATTGTTAAACCAGCACTGAAGTGTCTAAAAATAAGATTAACCTGCTGAATTACACTTATTAAATGTGACATCTTGATAATTCAACTCTAAATTTAATGTCACTGTTAATTGTCGCATGCATCTATGAATTTTGTGCAGTGACCATTTCCATCTTACACTATAAAAAGGCAGTAAACTTccaaagtattaaaaaatgtagagggaaaaaaaatataataataaaatatactataataatataatatctgCAAAATAATACTGCAGGTAGATGAAAACTGAAATTCAGAGAAGCTTGATTTTTGCCGTGTAAGCAATGGAGCCAAACCCTTAAAAGATCCTTCTATGCTCTTTAATAAATCCTTCTATGCTCTTATAACTGCAGATGATatattttctattcatttattaaaaatgttggtCCAGAAAACATTCTAAACATCAATATTGCATCTATTTCCTGTTGGAAAGTCCATCTGTGTTTTGGAACAATGGTAGCTGGTTTCTCTCACTGGTCATTTTGTTGGTTGACCAGCTACCATGTTATAAAACATGCTTAAACTTCCTAACCACCTTAACCTAGTTTGACTAGTTTTTTTGGTGGTCAGCCCAGCTAATGACCATCAACAAACTATATGTTCTAAAACACAGCTAAATAGTCTTGCTGTTCTGCCACCATAAAACTTCCAGTgtacaataaatattataagACCTGCTACATTTGGACACCATCCAGGGAGCTTTGAGAAAATCATTGTATTATTGGCACGTGCCTTTTTAAGAGACTCTTGTAAAAGCGTGTAGTCGAGAAACGTGACGTTTGACGGGTGAAAGTTGAACAGATGAGAAAAACAGGAGGTGTGTAACTCTCATCTTTTCTGTTGTTGTGAGAAGAAGGTGAACGGCCAGTGTTTCTAAGTGAACGGCAAAAGCAACATTCAGAGATGAGTTTAAGTGCTATTCTATCAGAGATCGACGGTGGAAATGACAAGGGGGTTGAAAAGCTTTTGCAGAAATATAACACAGAGGTAACGCTGTTAGCTTTCTCATGTTGTTTTAATGCGCGTTAGCAGTGTAAATGGATATTAGCCAGTTAGCCGCTCGCTAATCTCAATATactcagtgtgtgtgtaaactaACAAAAAGATTTATGATCTCCGTAACAAAATTGCTTTATTTCTGAACTTTGAACATGTACTTCATGTGTATTTAGTGATTAAAGCTACGAGGCATTCGCCTTGTGATCGGAAACTAGCATCCTCCAGCTGTTAGCCATGACAGAACCAATTTGCTACACCCAACTTGACTGTTTTTCaacaaaaatgtcatatttactcCCATGAATGAGCAGTGTGTGAAATCTTGGAGAAAAATGATTATTGCAGACGAATAGAGAAGAAATGAACTGTTGTGTTGGATGTTAGGTTATGAAGTTATGAAAGGCTAAAGTAGCTAAGCTTGACAGCTGTCAGACAGGTAACAGAAAATACTGTTGGAAATATTGTGCTGCCATACATTTCTGTATGGATTATGCTGGTGGGAACAGCAATTTTAGCCATATGTTCGGTGTTTACTTCATGTttttaatgatgctgaaatgtgatgctcattttgttttgttttggaggaAATCTCCAGAGTACGGGATTTTCCTTTACCGTTTCCTGGATACAGGCTTTGAAATAAACCACAGTTAGTTAATTGCAAaattattacaagttttctgaaatgtcatgtttaaatatgaagtgatgcattatctaattaaatatgcactaatttgcatacagtTCCAGAGcagaaatgtaaacaaaacttttcatttcatttcaggtttttatcactccatacaTTAGAAAAGAGTGTCaacaacttaataaaaacattctcaccatattttttttaggagtaaaatatgtataaagtgaaatatatattaacaaaccaatgtaaatattttcaGAGTATGGATATGAATAAAAAAGTTTGATGAATGTGAGTGCcactgaagtggagatttctgacttgGTGCATAAaggaaaaaactttttaaaaatatatgtattttaattgaAATCTACAAAGGCTAATAGATAAAGTGTAATAAagtaaacacttaaatgtgtattttagatGTTATAATTGGACAAAAAAGTTATAATAGCCCAAAATCTGTAAATTtaccagtgcatgaaaaaacaatggATTTACATTgtctaaatgtttatttcatttcagaacAGCCACACGTTCGCCTTTGACCACAAAGAGGAGGATGCACGCATTGTGAGTAACAGATTTATGgtctattttgttttgtatctcaGTATGGTATGTTCTGTACTGTGTCTGTATGTACTTTGCTTTATTTAAATCAGGGATGgagaacgttgatcctggagggccattatcaagcagagtttagctccaaccctgtaAAAAACACTCAtctgcctgtaactttagtaatcctgaagaccttgattagcttcaggtgtgtttaattagggttggagctaaactcttcaggacaatggccctccaggatcaatgTTCCCCACCCCTGATTTAAAACGATCAATGACATTTTTAACCTCTTTTGTTTTGTGGTCCATTCTGCAGAAGTTGTGTCAGGGTCTTCTTACAGTCCTCCGTCGGTCAAATCTTCCACTTTGCCAAAGCACCTGCCTGGAGACCCTGCGCATCCTGTCCAGAGACAAGCGTGTACTTGGACCCGTAGCCACCAGAGAGGGCATCCTCACTCTAGCAGGGCTGGCCCGGATCCGTGTGGCGGGACACGACGGAGAGCCGTTAGAAGAGGCGCAGTCAGCAGAGGAGGAGAGGGTAGTGGTGGAGGCCCTTAAGTGCCTGTGCAACGTGGTGTTCAACAGCGTGTCGGCACAGCAGGTGGGAGCTGACTTGCAGTTGGCGGAGGGCCTGTGTGCCTGCTTGCATTCGGTCAGCTCGTCCCATCATGAGGTGGGCCTGTTCTCACTTCGCCTGCTGTTTCTGCTTTCCGCCCTGCGAACGGATGTGCGTAGCACGCTTCGGAAGGAGGTGGGTGCAGTGAGGCTGCTCACTAACGTGCTGGAACGCACCCTCGACGTGCGTTGGGTGGGGCCATATGAGGCTGCGCCCCCTGATCCAGAAGCCCCGCCCATTTCACTAGAGAACAATGAGCGTGCCATGGAAGCCCTTAAAGCTCTGTTCAACATCACTATGTCTGATTCGAGTGATGAGGTGAGATTGACAGTACTTGTAGAACagcaaaataacattttatgtctattttatgatgctttttacAAACCTACTGTATAAATTGACATCCAtgcagggcctaaaattaacactggcCAAGCGGCAAAATCACCAGTTGGCcgaaaacatttttatgaattttaacaATGCAGTGCTGTGCGAACATGAACGTGAACGACGCTCGGAATATGTTCGTGCTcggccagtgctgcatcgtcacgaaagtttaagccttgcaaatttaaatatttatgcgCAAGAAGACACGAAAGATAACTCAATTTGTTACTTGTGCGCTGTGGgaagttttttttgtgtgcaaacatCTGAAGTGCGTGCCCAGAAAGCAGTGTCTCAGACAGCAcacaaatactgaattgagctctctttttttcatgtctttttgcgTTTGAaaggacaaattcacacaaagtATCCTAGTAATATTTATTGCCAGTGAATcggccattggcaggtgtggcaaaaagttagttaTTGGTTTTGCATCCACATATATACTGTGCAATACATTGGAATTAACCTGAAGAAAGCAGCActgttcattattttttttaaatttaaatcgcATGTGTATCTCACACCAAAAACAGAATGGAGGATAATGCAGGGCTTCAGTTTCCTATTAAACCACTGTTAAATAATTGATGCTGAGTAGAGTCGGTGCAAAAAGCAGGTTGTAGATTCATTggcattaatatttttaataccaTCAAGCTTTATAAAATCTAATTTCAATGCTCTGatggtcttttttttattagcttTGGCAAGAATCTCACGTCTCTGGATCATTTCAACCATTGCTGTTTCACATCCACAATGTTTAGATTTAGTTTAAAGTGAGTGTGTCAGCCTATTTGTAATGTGTTTGAAATGTCTCTGAAGTgctttgtaaatatttaaagaatGCAAATGATGGGTTATGGCTTCATTTGTGGTGCTGTAGCATCACTATTATGcataaagtattatttttttgtcatctaACAACAGTGTTATTGTACTATCATTGAGAGACTActatagttttttattaatatgttaaattatttttatttttccttttttgtcatttttttttttttttaaaacatgtctatctctatatagtttttattaaaaaactagTGCATCAAGTTaatctaaatgaaaatgagaaatgtttgatctAAGCTAGCTGCTaaggcaacaagtttcttttttatatttgattttatttcagataacatttaatttcaagtgacaaaaatgttttaaatgacaaaactataataaccctgcctAACAATTTGTACTAAAACCATGATGCCTCAATTATACCAAagactatataatatatatatatatatatatatatatatatatatatatatatatatatacacacacacacacacacacacaccaagatGGTTCACTCAAAGTGCAAATTTGCAATATGGAAGAATAAGTCCCACATTCTAAAAGCCAAATCTCAATTTGATGAAGTCACTGCACctgctgttagaagctccgtTTCCAGTAGATACAGTCAGTGTTCTGAGACGCATGCTTAGGACTGTATATATGCATTGACTTTATCCAATGTGTGGTTTTTATCTGTTGgatgataaaaaagaaaagtcctGCACCCTGAATTTGCATATTGTCAGAGTATGTTTTGCATTTGTTGGAGAACTTACTTTTCAACCATTGATAAAGTATGTTCTGTAAGCATGCAGGTGTGTAGCATGAATACAGTCATACAGACATAAAATCATGTAACctactagtgttgtcaaatggaccaacttcgataccaagtcggtactgaaattttaaaaatgtgacgataccagcatttccccctagcttTTTGAACACTGTTGCGGTGCTCAAATTGCGGTaaattcttaaacacctctgattggccattgtgttcacgcactcaacagatagatctgtgattggctgcacTGATCAATGCCGCAAtgagcacttacacagatacccacgggagcgtttgaaagcaggcaggAAAATTTTTTTGATCCATTGATCATTGTATCTGTTGAgggcatgaacacaatggccaatcagaggtctttaagaatctgctcaacagtgctcaaaatgctagggggaaattcTGGTATtgtcacacttttaaaatttcagtaccgacttggtaccgaagttggtacttttgacaacactataaCCCACAATGTCAACCACTTTGTTGCTCTCTGTTTTCCCTACCATTTATAGTATCAATATGATGACTCCTCTCTCATAACCTCATGGAATAGTAAATGAAATTACTGATTGCCAATTCAGAATCTCAGCCAAAGTAGTAATGCATATTCACACATAACGCTTGTAAATTTGATTTACTGTTTTTGACAAACAATATAGTATGGAAGTAAGCCTATTCGCATGTGGAGCCACTGATTCACACTGAACGAGTGGCCAAAACCATGTCTAGAAACCAAAATTTAACAAAGATTTTGTGAGTGACATATTTTGatcacccacaacaccctaccATCGTGGTTGGGAGTTTTGTACGGGCAAgaaccactcacattttctttagaaaatgtaaaaaatgtagcTTTAAATGCTGAAAGCTCCTACTCCCACCCTTTCACCAAGTAGATGAAACAACATTGGTACATTCCAGAGTTCTCAGCCCTTTGAATAGTTACTGAAGTAAGGCTAAGTGTGTCTCAATTGCCTGACCTTTTGTTGGTTTCGGTATGGTCAGGATAACCTTGACATAAGATGCATTTTCTTTTCTCAAGCCAGTGGTTCTCTCTGTCCCTAGATCTCTCCATTGCCTCCtagttaatttgtttatttgtaaagGAAGCCCTAACATGGCATCAGACTGCTATTGTTGTGAAAAAGTCTTTTGGTTTAACGCTTATACAATTTTTCCTTTATTTTGATAGGACAGTGACCACCAGCTTCGGCTCATTGCAGGCATCATGAGACATCTCCTAATGCTGAAGACACACTCTGAAGATAAAACAGAGGAGGCTCACAGGTACTTCCACTCTATCAGATCGACAACTGAATCCAGTTTACTCTGTATACTAGGCCTGTGTATTTTGTAATTGCTTCAAAACCAGTAGTCCAGTGAGCCAGAAAGCAAAAGAAATGCTAGTGCGGTGAATGTGAATGGTGAGGTGTCTTCTCCAAGTGATTAATGACACACCCCTTTGCCCCGTCGAGACAGCTCAACGCATTCTGAAACTCCCACCCGTTTATTTGGGCTTGACTCATTGTGCCCACGGTGGTGCCGTCACCAGCCCTTTCACACTCCTGGAATGCTACCCTCTCTCAATGCATTCTACAGCACTCTGAAATGACTAACTCTACGCTTCCCCTTTAACAAAGTGCGCTGAATGTGCTGAACCAGTCCTGGTCAGTAGATGTGTCTTTGTTATTCAAATTGTGCCCTCGGACTGAAGGTCTCCCCACCTCTCAGTGTTCTCAGAATGCCTGCTCATGTTTGTCTGTCGCCATCACATTCCTAGAATGTGACATGAGTACATTGAATGTTCTTTTGCATCAGAGAAGattataaaatgaacaaatgaaagtGGCATACAAATATTTACTATCCATTTGCACAAGGTACCTTAATGTGAGAAGGAGTCTTTATGATAAATGTGCAGTCAGGTCAAGGCAGTtggtttagggttttttttttttttggcatctccatgtggtcctgttcggTATCACAACTTGACTTGTCGAAATTATAAACAAGCTTTTTGCTGTTGCACTGTAcacatactatacactgtgaattttggtgtccttttggagtccccaagtgtccttttttttttggaaagacacctAAATTTACCTTAAAAAAgcttgtaaaaaatacagttttgtgagaatcacccttcaatctgatggtttactttgctggatatagcaaatgatgataaaatgaacgtgttaaacaagataaatggtgtatgcttaatttcacgataagtgtgtgattaattgtgatttaaaaaaatatatatttattgacagccctaaaattTAGTATTTCCATTTGGCAAAATTTGGTGGGATTATAAGAAAACCAACAATGGTTTCGTCTCCAGTTACTCACAAAACCTCGGATCACTGAGATGAGGGAACGAGACGTAATGTCAACTGAAATCGAAagcataattattattattattattattatataatgaatTGATCTGCATGTTGGTTATCAGACAGTATCAATTTCTAGGGAAAACTTTCTACTCAAAGGCCAGCTTCAAAGACGAGTTCCTTATTCCAAGAGTTGCATGCTATTTCCTCATGTTATTGTGTGCTTAACCTTTATTGTTTGTTATTTCTTCTAGTCATGCCATAAATCTCCTGAGTAACCTTCCCGTGCAGTGCCTGGATGTTCTGATAGATGTCCCTGTCCAAGGTGGGATGGAAAAATATGGTGGGAAGAACATGGACACAGTGCAGATGCTGCTAGATTTTATGGAAAAGAGGATAGACAAGGTATTGCACTTCAGATTAACACATGCAAGCTTCCTCAGCTGTTCCTCCTTATTGTGTTCGTTCATGTTTTATGTGTATTTATCTACTCAGGGTTCCAACTATAAAGAAGGCTTGACACCTGTGCTGAGTCTGATGACCGAGAGCTCTAGATACCACAGGGACATCCGCAGATACCTCAAGACCCAGGTGCAGGGTTGAGTCCATGCTCAGTGTAATTCACTGCTCTCTAAACTAAGATCTGTTGCTGTGCTTCTGCTTCTTCAGTGCTTTAGATATACAgttaaagtaaatatttattcatgGATTTAATGTGTTCGCTTTGTTTGCTGCTGTGCAGGTGTTGCCTCCCTTGAAGGACGTGAAGGAAAGGCCGGAAATCGGCTGCACCGTTCGCAACAAACTGGTGCGTCTCATGACTCATATAGACATGGCAGTGAAACAGGGGGCTGCTGAGTTCCTTTTTGTCCTCTGCAAGGAGAGCGGTGAGAGTTCTGCtggtttttaatgtttcttaagggtgtgttcactcttggttcttttgggctggaccaaaaaaagaaaacaatacatttagtcctggttcgctTAGCGTGCCGTTCACATTggtatttttaacataaaacgGCCTTTATTTTGCGACGAAACTTGacaaacatccaaaacaatgctgtgtgctgggctaaatgGACTCATTGTATGTGCGTACATGTGATGGTATATGATGGAGCTGACAActtgtgaagagcttataaaatgtggaACGGAGTTAAAACAGCAGCAAGAATCactccttcacacacacacacacaaacgaagatctgctgcaaggaAACGCggttctgatgttcattcatgtgaTGGGCAACATCGtgactatgacgagaaaaaacaggtatgcttgagcattctgtcctttttttttggttcgtttagatgtctttggtccgtgttgcgttcGTATTTTATTCGAACCGCAGCAGAGTACATTTGTAAGTGGGTCGAGACTCGAGacccgagacccatcttttcagtgGTCTTGATCTGCTTGTTTGGTGCgaaccagggttcggatggtaGCGTTCACagcacacttattcaaatgaaccgcactaaccgAGAAATTGCACCAGGGCTCGTTTTATCGAACCAAAcgtgccaagtgtgaacacaccctaaagtGTATATATGtgaaattgtccattttgaaaTGGGTTGTTGTTTGCAGTTGTGGGACATTATGCTGTTTACTGAAATATGATAATTCATATTGAAtgagttatttgttttttttttttcatttggacCATCATATTCCCCTGTTGTTCATGTGATGCAGTGGATAATCTGTTGAAGTACACTGGTTACGGCAATGCTGCGGGGCTGTTAATGGCACGAGGGTTGCTGGCCGGAGGCAGAGGAGAGACACAGTATTCATCTGATGAAGACTCGGACACTGACGAATACAAGTCAGCCAAACCTTTGTAAGTGCATTTTTATGTATTCATAACAGCTGGTCTTATTTCCTTATATTTAAGAAATTGTATAATTTTGTATTGTATCATATTTTTCCTCAGCTTTCCTACATTTCTTTCTGCATTCATAGATTATAGTGACaaacattattgtttttttctcttgtgTTTTTTAGCATTAACCCCATTACAGGTCACATAGAGCACCCAATGCCAAACCCCTTTGACGAGATGACAGAGGAGCAGAAGGAATATGAAGCTCAGAAGCTTGTCAGTATGATTGATGAATTATCAAGGTGggtttttttgtaacaattaaacatttatgcaATTAAATAGTTacaattctgaaatattattaagaaattaattaacatattattagtattagtattagtagtagtagtagtattataaTTACTACtaccattattaatataattttatagttgtatttaggggccaagcactgaaGGTACGATAGCACCTATGGTATCCGTTggtgttcttattattattattcttccccTCTgagagtctatggcagcccatagaaccgcttgtGGGAAAgatatgaaatttggcacaatgATAGAGGACAGTCCCAACATTAACTACAGCAAATTTGGTGTCTCTAGATCAAACTCTCTAGCACCACCACTTGTCCAAAGATTTACTTATGTTGACGCTAATAACTTTGGAACCAtaagggttagaaacaaaattattttttcctctgattccgtGGCTCAATACAATTCGATTGAGGTAATTTTCCGTCATTAAACTTTTCCCGCCAAATTTTCCTgccaaaaaaaactactttttcgaactccatgaaaatcaaatcagatAATCTTAAGACTATGCTGGTAAAAtttatcaaaagctttttgataaacCTAACCATTCTCAAATAACAGGCAAACAAATTCAAAGAAGAGCATGCCAAATTGGACGCAAGGCTATATCTCTGCAACGCTTTAGCGTATTCTGTATATATTGTTTCTGCACATCGTCACCTACTAGTCAGGAGATAGCAAAactggctatttttgcttataacttctgaatggtTTGGCCCATTTTGAGCATCAGCCATTTTGTagcaaaatgctgtattttttgaACGCATTAGCAGATCATTATGAAActtggtatgggtcatcagcacaatgatctgaaggagcctgagaagttttgagacagcgccacctagtggtgaaaTCAAATATTCTTATGCTCATAACTATTtatgtggttgacttattttaaTGGGAGTCATCTCCTTAGACTCTTGAATCCTTGCCAACTCCAACGATAACCTAACATGTTAGGTTTTaccttatggtttgtgcaacatTGCAATTTAgctttaaaacaacattcaaaaatatcttcgaaatcgttagtccgatcgagacgaaaccaccgTAGGAAATTCGGAAACATAGGTTGTTGGCTAAACATTAAAGCCCAAATGCCAAATTTTTCAtagtaagtggcaaaaaaaaaaatgtaatcaaagtTGTGCATGGGTAATTTTTTATGAACTCAAACATATACATGACAATAACAcctaaacgaaatgagatattttcagcaaatttgacaattatttatgggcacactctgaggacacataaaaaagtAGTGGGATTGCACCTGTTGGTGGCGCTTTAACcgaacaaaatattaaattgccaCCAACTACAATaaagtacaggtgctggtcatataattagaatatcatcaaaaagttgatttatttcactaattccattcaaaaagtgaaacttgtatattatattcatttattacacagactgatatatttcaaatgtttatttcttttaattttgatgattataactgacaactaaggaaaatcccaaattcagtatctcagaaaattagaatattgtgaaaaggttcaatattgaagacacctggtgcca from Ctenopharyngodon idella isolate HZGC_01 chromosome 18, HZGC01, whole genome shotgun sequence encodes:
- the ric8b gene encoding synembryn-B produces the protein MSLSAILSEIDGGNDKGVEKLLQKYNTENSHTFAFDHKEEDARIKLCQGLLTVLRRSNLPLCQSTCLETLRILSRDKRVLGPVATREGILTLAGLARIRVAGHDGEPLEEAQSAEEERVVVEALKCLCNVVFNSVSAQQVGADLQLAEGLCACLHSVSSSHHEVGLFSLRLLFLLSALRTDVRSTLRKEVGAVRLLTNVLERTLDVRWVGPYEAAPPDPEAPPISLENNERAMEALKALFNITMSDSSDEDSDHQLRLIAGIMRHLLMLKTHSEDKTEEAHSHAINLLSNLPVQCLDVLIDVPVQGGMEKYGGKNMDTVQMLLDFMEKRIDKGSNYKEGLTPVLSLMTESSRYHRDIRRYLKTQVLPPLKDVKERPEIGCTVRNKLVRLMTHIDMAVKQGAAEFLFVLCKESVDNLLKYTGYGNAAGLLMARGLLAGGRGETQYSSDEDSDTDEYKSAKPFINPITGHIEHPMPNPFDEMTEEQKEYEAQKLVSMIDELSRKELIRPMGVRKDGTLAPLGQAIHECSPPPSSDSDSD